In a genomic window of Desulfovibrio inopinatus DSM 10711:
- a CDS encoding DNA-directed RNA polymerase subunit alpha — MLIRNGDRLINTRNWSELVRPEKLFRDAKSSSTYGRFICEPLERGFGTTLGNSLRRVLLSSLQGAAIVAVKIEGVQHEFTTIPGVLEDVTDIILNLKQVRFAMSSEEPQHLTLLANTKGVVTASSIIENQNVKVLDPEQPIATLSEDKEFKIEIEVRMGKGYVPADMHEGLSQEIGLIPMDSSYSPVKKVAYTVDQARVGQMTNYDKLILDVWTDGSITPDDALAYSAKILKEQLTVFINFDEKESESESSHSGDDLELNPNLFKSIDELELSVRATNCLKSANISLVGELMQRTENEMLKTKNFGKKSLEEIRRVLEELGVDFGMKLDNFEQKYQEWLKRKQDNEAQ; from the coding sequence ATGCTTATCCGCAACGGTGACAGGCTCATCAACACCCGCAATTGGTCGGAGCTGGTTCGTCCTGAAAAGCTTTTTCGGGACGCGAAATCTTCCTCCACATACGGCCGGTTTATTTGCGAGCCTTTGGAACGCGGTTTCGGGACGACCCTAGGCAACTCCTTGCGGCGCGTTCTTTTGTCTTCACTGCAAGGCGCCGCCATTGTCGCCGTAAAGATAGAAGGCGTTCAACACGAGTTCACGACCATTCCTGGTGTTCTCGAAGACGTAACCGATATCATTTTGAACCTGAAACAGGTTCGGTTCGCTATGTCTTCGGAAGAACCGCAGCATCTTACGCTTCTGGCTAACACCAAGGGCGTTGTGACCGCGAGCTCCATTATTGAGAACCAGAATGTGAAAGTCCTTGACCCGGAACAGCCTATAGCCACGCTGTCCGAAGACAAGGAATTCAAGATTGAAATCGAAGTTCGCATGGGCAAGGGCTATGTTCCTGCCGATATGCACGAGGGCTTGAGCCAGGAGATCGGACTTATCCCGATGGATTCAAGTTATTCTCCCGTCAAGAAAGTCGCCTATACTGTCGACCAAGCTCGTGTTGGCCAAATGACCAATTACGACAAGCTTATTCTTGATGTGTGGACTGACGGATCTATTACACCGGATGACGCTTTGGCCTATAGTGCCAAGATATTGAAGGAACAACTGACAGTTTTCATCAACTTCGATGAAAAAGAGTCAGAAAGTGAATCTTCACACAGCGGCGACGATCTTGAACTCAATCCGAATCTGTTCAAAAGCATTGACGAACTTGAACTTTCTGTACGTGCTACCAACTGCCTTAAGAGTGCCAACATTTCTCTTGTTGGCGAACTCATGCAGCGTACGGAAAATGAAATGCTCAAAACCAAGAATTTCGGGAAGAAATCCTTGGAAGAGATTCGCCGCGTCCTCGAAGAGCTTGGCGTTGACTTCGGTATGAAACTGGATAATTTCGAACAGAAGTATCAAGAGTGGCTTAAGAGGAAGCAAGATAATGAGGCACAATAA
- the rplQ gene encoding 50S ribosomal protein L17, with the protein MRHNKSGRKLGRNSSHRNAMFRNMVRSLLTYERIRTTEAKAKELRKIAEKLITLSSRDDLHARRQAYKVLENHQLVKKLFDEIGPRFKELNGGYTRIAKLGLPRAGDCASMAIIELTRKAGEVAEAPKPKPAEQAAPAAEETAPEASADGENS; encoded by the coding sequence ATGAGGCACAATAAATCGGGCAGAAAACTGGGCAGAAACTCTTCCCATAGAAATGCCATGTTCCGCAACATGGTGCGTTCTCTTTTGACCTATGAGCGCATCCGGACAACCGAAGCGAAAGCCAAGGAATTGCGTAAGATCGCTGAAAAGTTGATTACGCTGTCTTCTCGTGATGACCTGCACGCCCGTCGTCAAGCCTATAAGGTTCTTGAAAACCACCAGCTCGTCAAAAAATTGTTTGATGAAATTGGACCTCGGTTTAAAGAATTAAATGGCGGCTACACCCGGATTGCAAAACTGGGTTTGCCCCGGGCTGGCGATTGCGCTTCCATGGCAATTATTGAATTGACTCGCAAGGCTGGCGAAGTAGCTGAAGCTCCTAAGCCCAAGCCGGCTGAGCAAGCAGCTCCTGCCGCTGAGGAAACAGCTCCTGAAGCTTCTGCTGACGGCGAGAATTCTTAA
- a CDS encoding selenium metabolism-associated LysR family transcriptional regulator: protein MDIRRLEAFCKVYELKSFSKAGQDLLLSQPTISAHVSALESELKTQLFDRLGRIVMPTQAADILYKYAQQAFTVLDNALAEIHLLQERVAGDLIIGGSTIPAHYLLPGIIAKFTAKYPEVRIQLHVDDSQGIIDRVAHGDLTVGIIGMTMDHPDLVFSPLMEDELIVVASAKIASRYSLNAEDNIVIGTKELCTWPWVMREQGSGTRKAFENALIAIGLDIRCLNIAVEVQTNQAVLQCVAAGIGLSVTSRLAAADFLARNELVCVSVPKLRMHRAFYAVYHGKRHFFPAMRYFIEFLEH from the coding sequence GTGGATATAAGACGATTGGAAGCATTCTGCAAAGTCTACGAGCTGAAAAGTTTTTCCAAAGCTGGTCAAGACCTTTTACTTTCACAGCCAACGATAAGCGCGCATGTTTCTGCTTTGGAATCCGAGCTTAAGACGCAACTTTTTGATCGGCTTGGTCGCATCGTCATGCCAACGCAGGCTGCTGATATTCTCTATAAATATGCGCAACAAGCCTTTACCGTTCTTGATAATGCTTTGGCTGAAATTCATTTATTACAAGAGCGTGTTGCCGGTGATCTCATCATTGGGGGAAGTACCATCCCTGCACATTATCTTCTTCCTGGAATCATAGCCAAATTTACTGCAAAATATCCAGAAGTGCGTATTCAACTTCACGTTGATGACTCGCAAGGAATTATCGATCGTGTCGCCCACGGTGACCTCACTGTCGGCATTATTGGCATGACAATGGATCATCCTGACCTGGTATTTTCTCCCTTGATGGAAGACGAGCTTATTGTTGTCGCGTCTGCCAAAATAGCGTCACGGTATTCTTTGAATGCAGAAGATAATATTGTTATTGGAACAAAAGAACTTTGTACTTGGCCTTGGGTTATGCGTGAGCAAGGATCAGGAACACGAAAGGCATTTGAGAATGCTTTGATTGCTATTGGTCTCGATATTCGTTGCCTGAATATTGCTGTTGAAGTACAGACAAATCAGGCTGTATTGCAATGTGTTGCAGCAGGGATTGGATTATCAGTCACGTCTCGACTGGCAGCGGCAGACTTCTTGGCACGGAATGAACTTGTTTGTGTCAGTGTTCCAAAATTACGTATGCACCGGGCTTTTTATGCTGTATATCATGGCAAACGACATTTTTTTCCAGCCATGCGCTATTTTATTGAATTCCTGGAGCATTAA
- the selD gene encoding selenide, water dikinase SelD produces MATIRLAQSVKAAGUAAKITPGDLEDILSDLNVPRDARVLVGLQDNEDAAIVEFPDGQALVQTLDFFTPLVDDPYEFGQIAAANALSDIYAMGGTPLCAMNIVCFPIQTMDKSILRSILRGGVDKVLEAGAAPVGGHSVEDAEIKFGLSVSGVVDPDRYASNRGLRPGDRLILTKPIGTGVLATAIKADWEGATSFSRDLFRWASRLNATAGQAVREFGLKGATDITGFGLGGHLLEMAQASTVDVVLDSTSVPLLPGAYDLASIGLVPAGSFANKRFFSCSVDIHPDVDPVFVDLFFDAQTSGGLVLAVPEKFVESVQAMLLQEGDLAAVIGHVTARETQASMLHIR; encoded by the coding sequence ATGGCCACAATTCGATTGGCACAATCCGTCAAAGCAGCCGGTTGAGCCGCTAAAATTACTCCAGGGGACCTGGAGGATATTTTAAGTGATCTCAATGTGCCTCGTGATGCACGCGTGCTTGTTGGGCTTCAAGACAACGAGGATGCTGCTATTGTGGAGTTTCCAGATGGACAGGCTCTTGTCCAAACACTCGATTTTTTTACTCCTCTTGTCGACGATCCTTATGAATTTGGTCAGATCGCTGCAGCAAATGCTTTGTCCGATATTTATGCCATGGGCGGAACCCCGTTATGTGCGATGAATATTGTCTGCTTTCCTATACAGACCATGGACAAAAGCATTTTGCGCTCTATTTTGCGAGGCGGAGTCGATAAAGTTCTTGAAGCCGGCGCTGCTCCTGTTGGAGGGCATAGCGTAGAAGATGCCGAGATTAAATTTGGCTTATCTGTTTCTGGAGTTGTTGACCCTGATCGTTATGCAAGTAACCGAGGATTGCGCCCTGGCGATCGTCTCATTTTAACCAAACCCATTGGAACCGGTGTTTTGGCCACTGCAATCAAAGCCGATTGGGAAGGCGCCACTTCTTTTTCGCGCGATTTGTTTCGATGGGCCTCACGACTCAACGCAACTGCTGGGCAAGCTGTGCGTGAATTCGGACTTAAAGGAGCGACGGATATAACTGGCTTTGGACTAGGAGGGCATCTTTTGGAGATGGCACAAGCATCGACTGTTGATGTTGTGCTTGACTCAACATCCGTACCGCTTTTACCCGGAGCATACGACCTCGCATCAATTGGTCTTGTGCCGGCTGGAAGTTTTGCCAACAAACGTTTTTTTTCATGCTCCGTCGATATTCATCCAGATGTTGACCCTGTCTTTGTCGATCTTTTTTTCGATGCTCAAACATCTGGCGGACTGGTGCTTGCTGTGCCGGAGAAATTTGTTGAATCGGTTCAGGCCATGTTGTTGCAGGAAGGGGACTTGGCTGCTGTTATTGGCCACGTCACAGCTCGTGAAACACAGGCGAGTATGCTCCATATCCGATGA
- a CDS encoding molybdopterin-guanine dinucleotide biosynthesis protein MobB, with protein sequence MIAVKIVGFKKSGKTTLTVDLVAELMRRNVQTAAAKSTHQLTLDKADTDTARLLEVATSVAALAPTQCGVAFPEKRSLLDLLPLLRGEALVVEGGKALGFLPQIVVLRDPSEAADLGAVPGGITLATFGSIAVPGIPHVETVADLADIVLAQGFLLPGLDCSACGFETCREMAARIVSGQCSRSDCKATSSELSISVGGAELGLNPFVASIVAGSIRGMLAQLKGYAGTDVHIHLKGGGKST encoded by the coding sequence ATGATTGCCGTGAAGATTGTAGGTTTTAAAAAATCGGGTAAAACTACTCTGACTGTCGATCTCGTTGCCGAACTCATGCGGCGCAATGTGCAGACCGCAGCTGCCAAATCGACGCATCAACTCACGCTGGATAAGGCCGATACTGATACCGCCAGATTGCTGGAAGTTGCGACGTCTGTCGCCGCATTGGCACCGACCCAATGTGGCGTTGCTTTTCCTGAAAAGCGTTCGTTACTCGACTTGCTCCCCTTGCTACGCGGCGAAGCTCTTGTCGTTGAGGGGGGCAAAGCGTTAGGATTTTTGCCGCAAATTGTTGTCCTGCGCGATCCATCTGAAGCAGCTGATCTTGGAGCTGTCCCTGGTGGTATTACTCTGGCAACGTTTGGCTCGATTGCTGTCCCAGGCATTCCGCACGTTGAAACCGTGGCGGATTTAGCTGATATTGTTTTAGCGCAAGGCTTTCTCCTTCCTGGGCTTGATTGTTCTGCATGTGGCTTTGAAACGTGCCGTGAGATGGCGGCCCGCATTGTATCCGGTCAGTGTTCTCGTTCAGACTGCAAAGCGACTTCGTCGGAGCTTTCAATTTCAGTCGGAGGTGCCGAACTCGGACTCAATCCTTTTGTCGCATCGATTGTGGCCGGCAGTATTCGCGGTATGCTTGCCCAGCTCAAAGGATATGCTGGAACAGACGTTCACATTCATCTCAAGGGAGGCGGGAAATCTACCTGA
- a CDS encoding sensor histidine kinase — MVEKNLTDEFTLDTIRPNDVPNPLSPFGKLRLMSVQKRIHEKIDDYTEYNFNPEQSSALNIFFDLAQEFNDVEDLYAICVMIPKILFSLDATLYILQSEGDVVVRSTLQESPVATPDLCELPLPVQPKHVDGRYIIPIKGNHELISLLPFDCQGDIIGVLEIYPTKTLCEHDRLFWERYANRIGYQLHNRIIGQKNREHIQFIRTLVKDIGHNVIVPNMYFKLFYRRLDARINLIDEFAQKLDGVLERCEAQGALDRERRQELTDEMGYIYKGLRDQYKQIYNHYKNTSLFLETLLRRSHFEKGRYVLEKRACNFKSQIIDPQLERFRPRLAERQVEIDTSLGGVPDEEIEVVADIGLISQVYSNLFSNAVKYAREVDDRGRLRKFLSYGWDVMKNYFGPGRDGVKLNVFSSGPPLSKEESSNLFDEGFRGVNAKGEYGTGHGLYFIREVVRLHGGVCGYEPTPQGNNFYFILPRDLGPESDACDLRTA, encoded by the coding sequence ATGGTCGAAAAAAATTTGACAGACGAATTCACCCTGGACACAATACGTCCGAATGATGTTCCCAATCCATTATCACCGTTTGGTAAACTGCGGCTTATGAGTGTTCAAAAGCGTATCCATGAGAAAATAGACGACTATACAGAGTATAATTTTAATCCTGAACAAAGTTCAGCGCTCAATATTTTTTTCGATCTCGCCCAAGAATTCAACGATGTTGAAGATCTCTACGCTATTTGCGTAATGATCCCTAAAATCCTCTTTAGTCTTGACGCTACATTATATATTTTACAGTCGGAAGGGGATGTTGTTGTTCGATCAACCCTGCAAGAGAGCCCCGTTGCAACCCCAGATCTCTGTGAACTGCCTTTACCTGTTCAACCGAAACACGTTGACGGACGTTATATCATCCCCATCAAAGGGAATCACGAGTTGATCTCTCTTCTGCCATTCGATTGCCAAGGGGATATCATTGGTGTTTTGGAAATATATCCCACCAAGACATTATGCGAGCATGATCGACTTTTTTGGGAGCGATATGCGAATCGTATCGGATACCAGTTGCATAATCGTATTATTGGTCAAAAAAATCGAGAACATATTCAATTCATTCGTACCCTCGTAAAAGATATCGGGCACAATGTTATTGTTCCCAATATGTACTTCAAATTGTTTTATCGTCGATTGGATGCCAGAATTAATCTCATCGACGAGTTCGCGCAAAAACTTGACGGTGTTTTAGAACGGTGTGAAGCACAAGGTGCTTTGGATAGAGAGCGACGCCAGGAACTGACGGACGAAATGGGGTATATCTATAAGGGGTTACGCGACCAATATAAGCAAATTTACAATCATTATAAAAATACGAGTCTTTTTCTGGAAACGTTATTGCGACGAAGTCATTTTGAAAAAGGGCGATACGTTCTTGAAAAGCGTGCGTGTAATTTCAAAAGCCAAATCATTGACCCACAACTTGAACGATTCCGGCCTCGTTTGGCTGAGCGCCAAGTTGAAATCGATACATCGCTTGGTGGTGTTCCTGATGAAGAGATTGAGGTCGTTGCCGATATTGGCCTTATAAGCCAAGTCTATTCGAATCTGTTTTCCAATGCGGTGAAATATGCCCGTGAAGTGGATGACCGCGGGCGGCTTCGAAAGTTTTTGTCGTATGGCTGGGATGTGATGAAGAATTATTTTGGGCCGGGACGTGATGGAGTGAAGCTCAACGTGTTTTCTTCTGGTCCACCTTTGAGTAAGGAGGAATCGTCCAATCTTTTTGACGAAGGGTTTCGTGGGGTCAATGCCAAGGGAGAGTACGGAACAGGCCATGGATTGTATTTTATTCGAGAAGTTGTTCGTCTCCATGGTGGAGTGTGTGGATATGAACCCACACCTCAGGGAAATAATTTCTATTTTATTTTACCCCGCGATCTTGGACCAGAAAGCGACGCCTGCGATTTGCGCACGGCGTAA
- a CDS encoding PqqD family protein: protein MRLFKKINPKGTTSSPSRNVSLDMCPVKNRQVSEERLASGVIRLSYPVTVKPWFASLAKRFGAWDGKPTQKTIELDEMGTAAWELIDGHNRFLDLVDTFAKRYNLQNREAETSLAAFLRELGRRGLIALAERDTASEKR from the coding sequence ATGCGACTTTTTAAAAAAATAAATCCCAAGGGGACCACGAGTTCGCCTTCTCGAAATGTTTCGCTTGATATGTGTCCGGTCAAGAATCGGCAGGTGAGTGAAGAGCGTCTTGCATCCGGAGTGATACGCTTGTCGTATCCTGTAACCGTGAAACCATGGTTTGCATCGCTCGCCAAGCGATTTGGTGCATGGGATGGAAAACCCACGCAAAAAACGATTGAACTTGATGAGATGGGAACGGCAGCGTGGGAACTGATCGATGGGCACAATCGATTTCTTGACCTTGTCGATACTTTTGCGAAACGCTACAATCTTCAAAACAGAGAGGCCGAAACGAGTCTGGCGGCGTTTTTACGGGAACTCGGTCGGCGTGGCTTAATTGCTTTGGCTGAACGTGATACAGCGAGTGAGAAGCGGTAG
- a CDS encoding purine-nucleoside phosphorylase translates to MQIQDIVQNAAAYLHKNLPQQPPKTIGIIAGTGLGGVVDLLEDPIITPYTAIPNFPVSTVESHAGQLVVGSVADTQVYLFQGRFHLYEGYSPAQVVMSVRTLGVLGVKKLILTNAAGAINPLFHEGEIMAITDHINFTGTSPLIGPNVDNWGPRFPDASEIYSRVLLDLCAKQALQLGIPLYQGVYAGVVGPNLETPAETRMFKMLGADAIGMSTVMEALAAMHMGMDILGLSCLANQNLPDCMAKVSLEQVVATAGAACDKLVRLLSHILPQIA, encoded by the coding sequence ATGCAAATTCAAGATATTGTCCAGAACGCAGCGGCATATTTGCACAAAAACCTCCCTCAACAACCGCCCAAAACTATCGGCATCATAGCTGGAACCGGGCTTGGAGGAGTGGTCGATCTCCTAGAAGACCCTATTATCACTCCCTATACCGCCATTCCGAATTTCCCGGTTTCCACAGTGGAAAGCCATGCTGGCCAACTTGTTGTAGGATCAGTCGCCGATACACAGGTCTACCTTTTCCAAGGTCGATTTCATCTGTATGAAGGATACAGTCCTGCACAAGTTGTTATGAGCGTACGTACGCTCGGGGTTCTCGGTGTCAAAAAACTCATTTTGACGAATGCAGCCGGCGCAATCAACCCCCTCTTTCACGAGGGGGAAATCATGGCGATTACCGACCATATAAACTTTACGGGAACCTCGCCTCTTATCGGTCCCAATGTCGACAATTGGGGTCCACGCTTTCCCGATGCAAGCGAAATTTATTCGCGAGTGCTTCTCGACCTCTGCGCGAAGCAGGCTCTGCAACTCGGCATCCCGTTATACCAGGGCGTATACGCTGGTGTCGTCGGCCCCAACCTCGAAACACCTGCTGAAACACGTATGTTCAAAATGCTTGGTGCCGATGCAATCGGTATGTCCACCGTCATGGAAGCATTGGCGGCCATGCATATGGGTATGGATATTCTCGGGTTGTCGTGTTTGGCAAACCAAAATTTACCCGACTGCATGGCAAAAGTGAGTCTCGAACAGGTTGTTGCCACAGCCGGAGCAGCCTGCGATAAGCTTGTCCGACTTCTCAGCCACATTCTTCCTCAAATCGCATAG
- a CDS encoding motility protein A: protein MDISTLLGLTTGVGLVLGAIFMGGTLREFVNLPSLMIVAGGTLAAVCVAFPFEEVVQAFYAGFKIFASRKVKDSEVVNIMVRVAEISRREGLLALENIQTENTVLKKACQLIADNADPTLIRDTLHIEIASMKRRHLIGENVFKSFGSFAPAFGMIGTLIGLVQMLTRLEDPKTVGPAMAVAIITTFYGSIMANLLFLPIAGKLRARTQQEVLHLDIIFEGAKCILENNNPRLVYEKLSSFMAPKDRTYDRK from the coding sequence ATGGATATTTCTACGTTACTTGGATTGACAACCGGCGTTGGACTTGTATTGGGCGCGATCTTCATGGGGGGAACCCTCCGTGAATTCGTTAACTTACCAAGCCTTATGATCGTCGCCGGTGGGACTTTGGCGGCTGTTTGTGTCGCATTTCCTTTCGAGGAGGTGGTCCAGGCATTTTATGCTGGATTTAAAATTTTTGCCTCACGGAAAGTCAAGGACAGCGAAGTCGTCAATATCATGGTCCGGGTAGCGGAAATAAGTCGCCGTGAAGGTCTCCTTGCTCTTGAAAATATTCAGACTGAAAACACCGTCTTGAAAAAAGCCTGTCAGCTTATTGCAGATAATGCCGATCCTACCTTGATTCGAGATACATTACATATTGAAATCGCATCAATGAAACGTCGCCATCTTATTGGTGAAAATGTTTTCAAATCATTTGGTTCTTTTGCTCCCGCTTTTGGGATGATCGGTACACTCATCGGTCTCGTCCAAATGCTGACGCGATTGGAAGATCCCAAAACCGTCGGCCCAGCCATGGCTGTTGCCATCATCACCACTTTTTATGGGTCGATCATGGCAAACCTCTTGTTTTTACCAATTGCCGGTAAACTCCGAGCCCGAACGCAGCAGGAAGTCTTGCACCTGGACATTATTTTCGAGGGAGCCAAGTGCATTCTTGAAAACAATAACCCGCGGCTTGTTTACGAGAAACTGTCTTCGTTCATGGCGCCAAAGGACAGAACCTATGATCGAAAATGA
- a CDS encoding OmpA/MotB family protein, with the protein MIENDEFEIDDEKENECGEQWLTTFADISLLLMTFFVLLYSMSSPDVEKFLDSFQSVKKALGASGKQLMTGPTSPTEATLLVEQARLKQQILREQRRTYQDFESYVSRKGIEGIVAAKLDSGKITIKVPSEVLFKRGDAELTPAGQRVLKSLKDYFIKVPDETINIRGFTDDTPLEMGSHYKDNWELSAMRAVNVLRYFVSQGMSPNRLTATGLADLEPLYPNTSEQNRQKNRRVEFVLEKRIGG; encoded by the coding sequence ATGATCGAAAATGATGAATTCGAAATAGACGACGAAAAGGAAAATGAATGTGGAGAGCAGTGGCTGACAACGTTCGCTGACATCTCGCTTCTTTTGATGACATTCTTCGTTCTGCTGTATTCCATGTCCTCTCCGGATGTGGAAAAGTTTCTCGACTCGTTTCAGTCGGTCAAGAAGGCGCTTGGAGCCTCGGGCAAGCAACTGATGACGGGGCCGACATCACCAACCGAAGCCACGCTGCTTGTTGAACAGGCTCGGCTCAAACAGCAGATTCTACGGGAACAACGCCGAACATATCAGGATTTTGAATCCTATGTTTCGCGAAAGGGTATTGAAGGTATTGTGGCGGCGAAACTTGATTCTGGGAAAATTACGATCAAGGTGCCGTCCGAGGTGCTTTTTAAACGAGGAGATGCAGAATTAACGCCAGCAGGGCAACGTGTCCTCAAGAGTTTGAAAGACTACTTCATCAAAGTGCCTGACGAAACCATCAATATTCGAGGGTTTACAGACGATACCCCGCTTGAAATGGGGTCTCATTATAAAGATAATTGGGAATTGTCTGCGATGCGTGCCGTCAATGTGCTTCGATACTTTGTGTCGCAAGGAATGTCACCCAATAGATTGACAGCTACGGGGTTAGCTGATTTAGAACCCCTCTACCCAAACACGTCGGAGCAAAACAGGCAGAAGAACAGGCGCGTCGAGTTCGTCCTGGAAAAACGCATCGGGGGGTAG
- a CDS encoding PilZ domain-containing protein produces the protein MDFDFKLSSHELRRGAFRTKVPGLTAKLGDYDEEFTVKDLSVSGLGIIDAASHVKEGQQTTIDLFISKRLYLKGLPCSILRVLPDGTAGIKFSELERRQEVRLDKLVLEVQKRLIELKKNAEKNENGSSNP, from the coding sequence ATGGATTTCGACTTCAAACTCTCGTCACACGAACTGCGACGCGGCGCCTTTCGAACAAAAGTCCCTGGCTTGACTGCCAAATTGGGGGATTACGACGAAGAGTTCACTGTAAAAGACTTGAGTGTTTCGGGTTTGGGCATTATAGACGCCGCTTCACATGTCAAAGAAGGCCAACAAACTACGATCGATCTTTTCATATCCAAGCGGCTCTATCTTAAGGGGTTGCCGTGCTCGATTTTACGGGTTTTGCCCGATGGTACTGCTGGCATCAAGTTCAGTGAACTTGAACGACGTCAGGAGGTCCGGCTGGACAAGCTCGTACTCGAAGTCCAAAAGCGCTTGATTGAATTGAAGAAAAACGCTGAAAAAAACGAGAATGGGTCAAGTAATCCGTGA
- a CDS encoding biotin carboxylase N-terminal domain-containing protein: MTASSHKVLVANRGEIAMRIIQACKKLALDFVCVYTEADKHSGHLTLARELGGEEAAFKVSSYHDANEILSVADHAGATAVHPGYGFFAEDYRFARRVSERTNKMIFLGPSWRIIRSLGDKINTKRLARSLGVPTVPGSDRPVYDELEAEEIAENLFSFQAEQGVEKPLVLVKASAGGGGMGIEEVDDLDSFKTVYRRIRNYSKRQFHDEGVLIEQRIYDFNHLEVQIIGDRTGEAIVHFGTRNCTVQSTGRQKRIEVAPGFSPDELDYGFNAAQVLNDIIRHSLAMAKEVRYDSVGTWEWIVSPAGHPFLMEVNTRIQVENGVSAAIARIRGTGGVDLIAEQIRTGLGDPLGYTQADISFEGVGIEYRIIAEDPDNKFTPWVGRIDTFSPPEHDWLSVHSQIPRDEPYEIPTDYDPNLALAIIWGSNLADAKQRGVSFLDDFKLTGEDQAGQPLRSNVAFLRDRTADLLRF, encoded by the coding sequence GTGACAGCATCATCACATAAAGTTCTGGTGGCGAACCGAGGGGAAATCGCCATGCGTATTATCCAGGCCTGTAAAAAATTGGCTCTGGATTTTGTCTGTGTGTACACCGAAGCCGATAAACATTCCGGCCACCTGACTCTTGCCCGCGAATTGGGAGGAGAAGAGGCCGCATTTAAGGTTTCGTCTTATCATGACGCCAACGAAATTCTCTCCGTCGCCGATCATGCTGGCGCAACCGCCGTGCATCCAGGCTATGGTTTTTTTGCCGAGGATTATCGTTTTGCTCGGCGCGTGAGCGAGCGGACTAATAAAATGATTTTTCTTGGTCCGTCCTGGCGCATTATCCGATCTCTTGGCGACAAAATTAACACAAAACGATTGGCGCGTAGCCTTGGCGTACCGACTGTGCCAGGTTCTGACCGACCGGTGTATGACGAATTGGAAGCCGAGGAAATTGCCGAAAACCTGTTTTCTTTTCAGGCAGAGCAAGGAGTAGAGAAGCCGCTTGTTCTGGTCAAAGCCTCAGCTGGAGGCGGGGGAATGGGAATCGAAGAAGTCGATGATCTCGACTCCTTTAAAACCGTCTATCGTCGAATCCGAAACTATTCTAAACGCCAATTCCATGATGAAGGCGTTCTCATCGAGCAACGCATTTACGATTTCAACCATTTGGAAGTTCAGATCATTGGCGACCGGACTGGTGAAGCCATTGTCCATTTCGGTACGCGAAACTGCACGGTGCAGAGTACTGGACGGCAAAAGCGCATTGAAGTTGCGCCTGGTTTTTCGCCTGATGAGCTCGACTATGGATTCAATGCGGCACAGGTTCTGAACGATATTATTCGCCACTCCTTGGCTATGGCCAAAGAAGTGCGATACGATTCGGTCGGGACATGGGAATGGATTGTGTCGCCAGCTGGGCATCCGTTCCTCATGGAAGTCAATACCCGCATTCAGGTTGAAAATGGTGTTTCCGCAGCGATTGCCCGCATTCGTGGTACTGGCGGAGTGGACCTTATCGCCGAGCAAATTCGAACCGGCCTGGGGGATCCTTTGGGATATACGCAAGCCGACATATCCTTTGAGGGAGTGGGGATTGAATACCGTATAATTGCGGAAGATCCCGATAATAAATTCACTCCATGGGTTGGACGGATTGATACCTTTTCACCGCCCGAGCATGATTGGTTATCTGTCCACAGCCAGATTCCTCGTGACGAACCCTACGAAATCCCGACGGATTACGACCCGAACTTGGCTTTGGCCATCATCTGGGGATCGAATCTCGCTGATGCAAAACAACGTGGGGTTTCCTTTCTCGACGATTTCAAACTGACCGGCGAGGATCAAGCAGGCCAACCGCTCCGATCCAATGTCGCCTTCTTGCGTGACAGAACGGCCGATCTTCTGCGGTTCTAA